One genomic region from Salvia hispanica cultivar TCC Black 2014 chromosome 2, UniMelb_Shisp_WGS_1.0, whole genome shotgun sequence encodes:
- the LOC125207432 gene encoding O-fucosyltransferase 13 isoform X2, translating into MRRDFCDGVGIARLLNATLVLPKFEVAAYWNESSGFGDVFDVEYFIEKMNGYVQVVKEVPAEFVSKEPFRVDCSKRKGQFDYVETVLPQLLEHRYISITPAMSQRRDRYPLYAKASLCQACYTALQLNEKLEKKGSKLLEAIPKPFLVLHLRFEPDMVAYSQCEYSSLSPASVQAIEAARGDRKPWTGEQARLWRSRGKCPLTPNETTTILQALAIPTDTNIYLAAGDGIMELEGLTSVYANVYTKSTLLDSDDFRNMHGNTKAALDYYVSINSDAYVATYFGNMDKMVAAMRAYKGLHRTLFLSRRAFADLTSQGLEGNSLMEALWKVHRNDYVMGVGSALPDCFCEFKL; encoded by the exons ATGAGGAGGGAT TTCTGTGATGGTGTCGGTATTGCTCGCTTGCTGAATGCTACTCTCGTTTTACCAAAATTTGAGGTTGCTGCATATTGGAATGAATCTAG TGGATTTGGAGATGTATTTGATGTGGAGTACttcattgaaaaaatgaatggaTATGTTCAGGTAGTCAAAGAAGTGCCTGCAGAATTTGTATCAAAAGAGCCTTTTAGAGTTGATTGTAGCAAGCGTAAAGGACAATTTGATTATGTAGAGACTGTACTTCCACAGCTGTTAGAGCACCGCTACATCTCAATTACTCCTGCAATGAGCCAAAGAAGGGACAG GTATCCATTGTATGCTAAAGCTTCTCTTTGTCAGGCTTGCTATACCGCTCTGCAGCTAAACGAAAAATTGGAGAAGAAAGGTTCCAAGCTTCTAGAAGCTATACCAAAACCCTTCCTTGTGCTTCACCTGCGTTTTGAACCAGACATGGTAGCTTATAGCCAATGTGAGTACTCCAGCCTTTCTCCTGCATCTGTCCAAGCAATTGAGGCTGCACGAGGCGACAGGAAGCCCTGGACTGGAGAACAAGCTCGTCTATGGAGAAGCAGGGGGAAGTGTCCGCTCACACCAAACGAAACTACAACAATCCTTCAAGCTCTTGCTATACCAACAGATACAAATATATACTTGGCAGCTGGGGATGGTATCATGGAACTTGAAGGCCTAACATCGGTATATGCAAATGTTTATACCAAATCCACCCTTTTAGACAGCGACGACTTCAGAAACATGCATGGGAACACCAAAGCTGCATTGGATTACTACGTGTCTATAAACAGTGATGCATATGTTGCAACATATTTCGGCAATATGGATAAAATGGTTGCAGCTATGCGTGCTTATAAGGGATTACACAGAACGCTTTTCTTGAGCCGGAGGGCGTTTGCAGATCTTACTTCACAGGGGCTCGAGGGGAACTCGTTAATGGAAGCTCTGTGGAAGGTTCATAGAAATGATTATGTGATGGGCGTAGGTTCTGCTTTGCCTGATTGCTTCTGCGAGTTCAAATTATGA